From the genome of Halobellus litoreus, one region includes:
- a CDS encoding D-2-hydroxyacid dehydrogenase → MTRERAIDRVGIHDWGTHPCPPEHLRTLLAEAEEIDCGFEVCETDEAADFDGVVTLFHHDEFLDGVEWVHNIRSGYEDFPLDAYRERGVTMTNSTGVAGDLVGETVTGLVLTLAKGLHRFRDQQRDEAWERLHWRRPFEVSGSTACVVGLGELGGSAASRLGVLGMDVGGVDIRPVSGLGLDRVYDPARIETAVADARFVVLTTPLTDATRGLVDQSVFEAMRDDAYLVNVSRGEIVVEEDLVTALETDEIAGAALDVFYDEPLPADAPFWEMENVVVTPHAAAQAATYGDRIADLVATNVGRLNDGGTPWNQVV, encoded by the coding sequence ATGACCCGAGAACGCGCCATCGACCGCGTCGGTATCCACGACTGGGGAACGCATCCGTGTCCGCCCGAGCACCTTCGAACGTTGCTCGCCGAGGCGGAAGAGATCGACTGCGGATTCGAGGTGTGTGAGACCGACGAGGCGGCTGACTTTGACGGCGTCGTCACGCTGTTTCACCACGACGAGTTCCTCGACGGCGTCGAGTGGGTCCACAACATCCGTTCGGGGTACGAGGACTTCCCGCTCGACGCCTACCGCGAGCGCGGCGTGACGATGACCAACAGCACCGGCGTCGCCGGCGACCTCGTCGGCGAAACCGTCACCGGCCTGGTGCTGACGCTCGCGAAGGGGCTCCACCGGTTCCGAGACCAGCAGCGCGACGAAGCGTGGGAGCGACTCCACTGGCGACGCCCGTTCGAGGTGAGCGGATCGACGGCCTGCGTCGTCGGTCTCGGCGAACTCGGTGGGAGTGCCGCGAGCAGACTCGGCGTCCTCGGGATGGACGTCGGGGGCGTCGACATCCGACCGGTCTCCGGCCTCGGTCTCGATCGGGTGTACGATCCCGCACGGATCGAAACCGCCGTCGCCGACGCGAGATTCGTCGTGCTCACGACCCCGTTGACGGACGCGACCCGGGGCCTCGTCGATCAGTCGGTGTTCGAGGCGATGCGCGACGACGCCTACCTCGTCAACGTCAGCCGCGGGGAGATCGTGGTCGAGGAAGACCTCGTCACTGCGCTGGAGACCGACGAGATCGCCGGTGCCGCGCTGGATGTCTTCTACGACGAACCGCTCCCGGCGGACGCGCCGTTCTGGGAGATGGAGAACGTCGTCGTCACCCCCCACGCCGCGGCGCAGGCGGCCACCTACGGCGACCGGATCGCCGACCTGGTCGCGACGAACGTCGGCCGCCTCAATGACGGGGGGACGCCGTGGAATCAGGTCGTCTGA
- a CDS encoding IclR family transcriptional regulator: MERNETEPNTPVKTAQTTFRIVETLKALDGATVTQLANHLDIAKSSAHNYLQTLDHEGYVVETDGTYEVGLRFLDLGGYARSRERLYSIATPEMERLAESTGEYANLLVEEHGVGVFLARERGESAVSLDSYTGQSVRLHTTALGKTVLAYLSRERVESIVDRHGLPAMTDRTITDRTELFDALEEIRQQECAYDRQERIKGLNCVAVPILNDDDIAGALSVSGPVSRMDQERIDEEILPELRRAANIIELNQAHS; this comes from the coding sequence ATGGAACGAAATGAGACGGAGCCGAACACGCCGGTGAAGACGGCCCAGACGACGTTTCGGATCGTGGAGACGCTCAAAGCCCTCGACGGCGCGACGGTCACCCAGCTCGCAAACCACCTCGACATCGCGAAGAGCAGCGCTCACAACTACCTCCAGACGCTCGACCACGAGGGGTACGTCGTCGAGACTGACGGGACCTACGAGGTCGGGCTACGCTTCCTCGACCTCGGGGGGTACGCGCGCTCCCGCGAACGCCTCTACAGCATCGCCACCCCCGAAATGGAACGGCTCGCGGAATCCACGGGCGAGTACGCCAATCTGCTGGTCGAAGAGCACGGGGTCGGCGTGTTCCTCGCGCGCGAGCGCGGTGAAAGCGCCGTCAGTCTCGACTCCTACACGGGACAGTCGGTACGGCTGCACACGACGGCCCTCGGGAAAACCGTGCTCGCGTATCTCTCCCGCGAGCGGGTCGAATCGATCGTCGACCGTCACGGCCTTCCAGCGATGACCGACCGGACGATCACGGACCGGACAGAACTGTTCGACGCGCTCGAAGAGATCCGACAGCAGGAGTGCGCCTACGACAGGCAGGAGCGGATCAAGGGTCTCAATTGCGTCGCCGTCCCGATTTTGAACGACGACGACATCGCCGGGGCGCTGAGCGTTTCGGGACCGGTGAGTCGGATGGACCAAGAACGGATCGACGAAGAGATTCTGCCGGAACTCCGTCGGGCGGCCAACATCATCGAACTGAACCAGGCACACTCGTGA
- a CDS encoding DUF3237 domain-containing protein translates to MADDSWQTDDPNLELGLQRVMELEIDVESPIEIGQTGDGQRRIIPILGGTVTGRIEGTVLEAGADYQLYRDRRPTELVAKYAFETTDGDRVYVENRGMRVADPAIKERLREGKPVDPEDVYFCSVPEFETAAPELEWLTERVFVAAGTRQPNGVRLAVYQVS, encoded by the coding sequence ATGGCAGACGACAGCTGGCAGACGGACGATCCGAACCTCGAACTGGGCCTCCAGCGCGTGATGGAACTCGAAATCGACGTCGAATCACCGATCGAGATCGGGCAAACCGGCGACGGGCAGCGGCGCATCATCCCGATTCTCGGCGGCACGGTCACGGGCCGGATCGAGGGGACCGTCCTCGAAGCCGGCGCGGACTACCAGCTCTACCGTGACCGACGACCGACCGAACTCGTCGCCAAGTACGCGTTCGAGACGACCGACGGCGACCGCGTCTACGTCGAGAATCGAGGGATGCGCGTCGCCGACCCGGCGATCAAAGAACGGCTCCGAGAGGGGAAACCGGTCGACCCGGAGGACGTCTACTTCTGTTCGGTGCCGGAGTTCGAGACGGCCGCGCCGGAGTTGGAGTGGTTGACCGAGCGCGTCTTCGTCGCGGCCGGCACCCGCCAACCGAACGGCGTCCGTCTGGCCGTCTATCAAGTCTCCTAA
- the mvaD gene encoding phosphomevalonate decarboxylase MvaD: protein MKATAKAHPIQGLIKYHGMRDEKLRLPYHDSISVCTAPSHTKTTVEFLPDGDEDIYRIGGERVEGRGAERIDAVVEYVRELTGVDHAVRLESANSFPSNIGFGSSSSGFAAAAMALSEAAGLDLTRPEISTIARRGSSSAARAVTGAFSHLYSGMNDEDCRSKRIETDLEDDLRVVAAHVPAYKETEEAHREAAESHMFQARMAHVHHQIDAMRDALFDADFHRAFELAEHDSLSLTATTMTGPAGWVYWQPDTIAVFNAVRELREESEIPVYFSTDTGASVYVNTTAEHVETVESAIADVGVDTDVWGVGGPAQILPESDALF from the coding sequence ATGAAAGCGACAGCGAAGGCCCACCCAATTCAGGGACTGATCAAGTATCACGGGATGCGGGACGAGAAGCTCCGACTCCCGTACCACGACAGCATCAGCGTCTGCACTGCGCCGAGTCACACGAAGACGACCGTCGAGTTTCTGCCCGACGGCGACGAGGACATCTACCGGATCGGCGGGGAGCGAGTCGAGGGCCGCGGGGCCGAACGTATCGACGCCGTGGTCGAGTACGTGCGCGAGCTCACGGGGGTCGATCACGCGGTCCGGCTCGAATCGGCGAACTCCTTCCCGTCGAACATCGGCTTCGGGTCCTCGTCGTCGGGATTCGCGGCCGCGGCGATGGCGCTCTCGGAGGCGGCCGGCCTAGACCTGACTCGTCCCGAAATCTCGACGATCGCCCGACGCGGCTCTTCGTCGGCCGCCCGCGCCGTCACGGGCGCGTTCTCACACCTGTACTCGGGGATGAACGACGAGGACTGTCGCTCGAAGCGGATCGAGACCGACCTCGAAGACGACCTCCGCGTCGTCGCCGCGCACGTCCCTGCGTACAAAGAGACGGAAGAGGCACACCGCGAGGCCGCGGAGAGCCATATGTTCCAGGCGCGGATGGCGCACGTCCACCACCAGATCGACGCGATGCGCGACGCGCTCTTCGACGCCGACTTCCACCGCGCGTTCGAGTTGGCCGAGCACGATTCGCTGTCGCTGACGGCGACGACGATGACCGGGCCGGCGGGGTGGGTCTACTGGCAACCGGACACCATCGCCGTGTTCAACGCTGTCCGCGAACTCCGGGAAGAATCGGAGATACCGGTCTATTTCTCGACCGACACGGGAGCGAGCGTGTACGTGAACACGACCGCCGAGCACGTCGAGACGGTGGAGTCCGCGATAGCGGACGTCGGCGTCGACACCGACGTCTGGGGGGTCGGCGGCCCCGCACAGATCCTTCCCGAATCGGACGCGCTGTTCTGA
- a CDS encoding DoxX family protein, whose protein sequence is MIPDISTTVLQLDAGANGIAFLLGRVLFGAVLAFMGVNHFLNVDGMTGYADAKGLPAPRLAVVFSGGMLLFGGLGVAVGAYPALAAGAIALFLLVSTPTMHDFWAVPEEQQQAEMTNFLKNVALLGGALVFLALSGNAWPYAVGIGL, encoded by the coding sequence ATGATACCTGATATCTCCACGACGGTACTGCAACTGGACGCCGGAGCGAACGGAATCGCGTTCCTCCTGGGACGCGTTCTCTTCGGAGCGGTCCTGGCGTTTATGGGTGTGAACCACTTTCTGAACGTCGACGGAATGACGGGGTACGCCGACGCGAAGGGGCTTCCCGCGCCGCGGCTCGCGGTCGTGTTCAGCGGCGGAATGTTGCTGTTCGGCGGTCTGGGTGTCGCCGTCGGCGCGTATCCGGCGCTGGCCGCGGGGGCGATTGCGCTGTTCCTGCTCGTCTCGACGCCGACGATGCACGACTTCTGGGCCGTCCCCGAGGAACAGCAACAGGCCGAAATGACGAACTTCCTCAAGAACGTCGCCCTGCTCGGCGGCGCACTCGTGTTTCTCGCGCTTTCGGGAAACGCGTGGCCCTACGCGGTCGGGATCGGGCTCTAA